One genomic segment of Rhizobium gallicum bv. gallicum R602sp includes these proteins:
- a CDS encoding xanthine dehydrogenase family protein molybdopterin-binding subunit, whose product MTDNQANPSPSTEGAQRHIGRPLDRVDGIPKVTGRASYAYEHSEMANIAHGYIQGAAIAKGRIIATDTTEAERAPDVLYVMTHRNAPAQPEFGPPVTPTVPEVFTRARPMLSSDRVRFYDEPVALVVAETFEAARAAASLIDVRYEAETGRYDLEAHLAEAYAPQRTNAGFATDSNIGDFESAFATAAVRLDASYTTPYQHHNPMEPHATIAVWSGDDLTVYTGAQTLANFRAGMANTLQIAPERVRIVSPFTGGGFGSKLIVHADTVLAALAARVVQRPVKIAMTRQQMFANAGHRAKMRHNIRLGADRNGKLAALGHDVISATSGFEEFCEQSAVFARSLYAAENRLTRHRLVAMDTNRGEWMRSPGEAPGMFAFECAMDEMAEELGLDPIEFRVRNEPELDPENNVPFSTRNLVACMREGARRFGWERRNAVPRTMRDGRFLVGYGMAAAIRPNYLGASSARVRLGGNGHLTVQLDMTDIGTGTYTILTQIAADATGLPPSAVRVELGDSNFPRTAGSGGSWGAASAGSAVHNACLALRERIVAEARRRDPSLENLVAADVVFTNGELRLGERTERLGQLVGRLWPSGIEAEGGVERAGEAFRNFSQHSYGAHFAEIGVDTDTGEIRMRRMLTTIGAGRILNPKTARSQIIGGMVWGIGAALMEETVLDSRHGHFVNHDLAEYHVPVHADVPPLEVVFLEEHDEKANVLGSKGLGELSVCGTSAAVANAVYNATGVRVREFPITLDKLLSELA is encoded by the coding sequence ATGACGGACAATCAAGCAAACCCATCTCCGTCAACCGAGGGTGCGCAGCGGCATATTGGCCGGCCGCTTGACCGGGTCGATGGCATCCCGAAGGTGACGGGCCGCGCGAGCTATGCCTATGAGCATTCCGAAATGGCCAATATCGCCCACGGCTATATTCAGGGCGCGGCGATCGCCAAGGGCCGGATTATCGCCACCGACACCACGGAGGCAGAAAGGGCTCCGGATGTGCTTTACGTGATGACGCACAGGAATGCACCGGCCCAACCGGAATTCGGACCGCCGGTCACGCCGACGGTGCCGGAGGTCTTCACCCGGGCCCGGCCGATGCTTTCGAGCGACCGCGTCCGCTTCTATGACGAACCGGTGGCTCTGGTCGTGGCCGAGACATTCGAAGCAGCACGGGCGGCGGCGAGCCTGATCGACGTTCGCTACGAGGCGGAGACCGGCAGGTATGATCTGGAAGCCCATCTTGCCGAGGCATACGCGCCGCAACGGACGAATGCCGGGTTTGCGACCGACAGCAACATCGGCGATTTCGAAAGCGCTTTCGCCACCGCAGCCGTCCGGCTGGATGCTTCCTATACGACGCCCTATCAGCACCACAATCCAATGGAGCCGCATGCGACCATCGCGGTCTGGTCCGGCGATGACCTCACCGTCTACACGGGCGCCCAGACGCTTGCCAATTTCCGCGCCGGAATGGCTAATACGCTTCAGATTGCGCCAGAGCGCGTGCGGATCGTCAGCCCGTTCACCGGCGGCGGCTTTGGCTCTAAGCTCATCGTCCATGCGGATACCGTTCTCGCCGCGCTCGCGGCGCGGGTCGTGCAACGCCCCGTCAAGATTGCCATGACGCGCCAGCAGATGTTTGCCAACGCCGGGCACAGGGCCAAGATGCGTCATAACATCCGCCTCGGAGCCGACCGAAACGGCAAGCTCGCGGCACTCGGCCACGACGTAATATCCGCGACTTCGGGGTTTGAGGAATTCTGCGAGCAATCGGCAGTGTTTGCCCGTTCGCTCTATGCGGCGGAAAATCGTCTGACCCGGCATCGCCTCGTCGCAATGGACACCAATCGAGGCGAATGGATGCGCTCGCCCGGCGAGGCGCCCGGAATGTTCGCCTTCGAATGCGCGATGGACGAGATGGCCGAAGAGCTCGGTCTCGATCCGATAGAGTTTCGCGTTCGCAACGAGCCTGAACTCGATCCGGAGAACAACGTCCCTTTCTCGACCCGCAATCTGGTCGCCTGCATGCGCGAAGGCGCAAGACGCTTCGGCTGGGAGCGGCGAAATGCCGTCCCGCGCACCATGCGCGACGGCCGGTTCCTCGTCGGCTACGGCATGGCGGCTGCAATCCGTCCGAATTACCTTGGTGCCTCGAGCGCGAGGGTCCGCCTTGGCGGAAACGGTCATTTGACCGTGCAGCTCGACATGACCGATATCGGCACCGGCACCTATACGATCCTCACACAGATCGCCGCCGATGCGACAGGCCTACCGCCCTCGGCCGTCAGGGTCGAGCTCGGCGACAGCAATTTTCCCCGCACGGCGGGTTCCGGTGGTTCCTGGGGTGCTGCCAGCGCCGGGTCGGCTGTGCACAATGCCTGCCTTGCGCTTCGCGAAAGAATCGTAGCCGAGGCGCGCCGTCGCGATCCGTCCCTCGAAAACCTTGTGGCGGCGGATGTAGTCTTCACAAATGGCGAGCTGCGGTTGGGGGAGCGGACGGAACGGCTTGGTCAGCTGGTCGGCCGGCTTTGGCCATCTGGAATAGAAGCCGAAGGCGGGGTCGAGCGGGCCGGCGAGGCTTTCCGTAATTTCTCCCAACATTCCTACGGCGCTCACTTCGCCGAAATCGGTGTCGACACCGATACCGGCGAGATCAGGATGCGCCGCATGCTGACCACGATTGGCGCAGGCCGGATTCTCAATCCGAAGACCGCCCGTTCGCAGATCATCGGCGGAATGGTGTGGGGGATCGGTGCGGCCCTGATGGAGGAAACCGTGCTCGACTCGCGCCACGGGCATTTCGTTAATCATGATCTGGCCGAATATCATGTGCCGGTGCATGCCGATGTGCCCCCTCTGGAGGTCGTGTTTCTGGAGGAGCACGACGAAAAGGCCAATGTTCTCGGCAGCAAGGGTCTCGGCGAACTAAGTGTCTGCGGCACCAGTGCCGCGGTGGCGAACGCGGTCTACAACGCCACCGGTGTTCGGGTGCGTGAATTCCCGATTACGCTCGACAAACTGCTGTCGGAACTGGCCTGA
- a CDS encoding FAD binding domain-containing protein: MRSFTYHRAASAAEAAAAVAENPNAKFIGGGTNLLDLMKLGIEQPTHLVDVSRLPLAAIEETADGGLRIGAVVRNSDLAVDMRIRTRYPLLTQALLSGASAQIRNKASTAGNLLQRTRCYFFYDRNMPCNKRSPGSGCAALGGSNRMHAILGASQACIAVHPSDMAVAMTALDAQIETVSASGKTRVIPIGELHRLPGETPNVETSLGLGEMITAVILPPPPPGRQIYRKVRDRASYAFALVSVAVVVDVQQDSISSARVALGGVAPKPWRASGAEQVLDGAKRSDDVLNRAAEAALAGARGAGGNDFKILLARRTLQATLSAATQNV; the protein is encoded by the coding sequence ATGAGGTCCTTCACCTATCACCGGGCAGCAAGTGCCGCAGAGGCCGCAGCCGCCGTTGCTGAAAATCCCAACGCCAAATTTATCGGCGGCGGCACAAATCTTCTTGATTTGATGAAGCTTGGGATCGAGCAGCCGACGCATCTTGTCGATGTCAGCCGGCTGCCGCTTGCCGCGATCGAGGAGACCGCGGATGGCGGCTTGCGGATCGGCGCCGTGGTGCGCAATAGCGATCTTGCCGTCGACATGCGTATCCGCACCCGCTACCCGCTGCTGACGCAGGCTTTGCTTTCGGGCGCCTCCGCGCAGATCAGGAACAAGGCATCGACGGCGGGCAATCTCTTGCAGCGCACGCGCTGTTACTTCTTCTATGACCGCAACATGCCCTGCAACAAGCGCAGCCCGGGCTCGGGCTGTGCCGCGCTTGGGGGCTCCAACCGGATGCATGCCATTCTCGGCGCCAGCCAGGCATGTATCGCGGTCCATCCGTCCGACATGGCGGTCGCCATGACGGCGCTTGATGCACAAATCGAAACCGTTTCTGCGTCCGGCAAGACACGGGTCATTCCGATCGGGGAGCTTCACAGGCTGCCCGGCGAGACACCTAATGTCGAAACGTCGCTTGGCCTTGGCGAGATGATTACGGCTGTCATCCTGCCGCCACCGCCACCGGGGCGTCAGATCTATCGTAAGGTGCGCGATCGCGCCTCTTATGCCTTCGCACTGGTCTCCGTCGCCGTCGTGGTCGATGTACAACAGGACAGCATTTCGAGCGCGCGTGTCGCCTTGGGAGGCGTCGCGCCGAAACCCTGGCGGGCATCGGGGGCCGAACAGGTCCTCGATGGAGCAAAGCGCAGTGATGACGTTCTCAATCGCGCCGCCGAGGCCGCTCTTGCCGGGGCACGCGGCGCCGGCGGTAACGATTTCAAGATCCTGCTGGCCCGGCGAACGCTCCAAGCCACCCTTTCGGCCGCAACCCAGAACGTATGA
- a CDS encoding helix-turn-helix transcriptional regulator — MRWTAPRHVIVLTEKGRTERTRVSSSNGLVYDGRDRAGAITFVPADVERYGVYREADLSYSALWIDPTADISGSDQLSRMPTLVNGTDPVMAALVSSLCADMARGIRPDAAYVEHLVALLALRVAFLDGHVSPGHRVGPLSRRTLARMDEFIDAQLQGDISLRDLAAVAKMPVDTFARRFKAATGMAPYAYVLERRITRAETLLRATSSPIGNLALALGFASQSHFTSTFRRLRGTTPRAYRSEFLPES; from the coding sequence TTGCGCTGGACCGCACCGCGGCACGTCATTGTGCTGACCGAGAAGGGGCGAACCGAGCGAACGCGCGTTTCCTCCAGCAACGGCCTCGTTTATGACGGGCGGGACCGGGCGGGTGCCATCACCTTCGTGCCGGCCGATGTAGAGCGGTACGGCGTCTATCGCGAAGCAGACCTCAGCTATTCCGCTTTGTGGATCGATCCCACCGCGGATATTTCAGGCTCCGATCAGTTGTCGCGAATGCCGACTCTGGTGAACGGGACGGATCCGGTCATGGCCGCGCTCGTCTCTTCGCTTTGCGCGGATATGGCCCGCGGCATACGGCCGGATGCGGCCTATGTCGAGCATCTTGTCGCACTTCTGGCGTTGCGTGTCGCCTTTCTGGATGGACATGTTTCGCCTGGCCATCGCGTCGGCCCGCTCAGCCGACGGACGCTCGCGCGGATGGACGAATTCATAGATGCGCAGCTGCAGGGCGACATATCGCTGCGCGATCTTGCGGCTGTCGCCAAGATGCCGGTGGACACCTTCGCTCGACGCTTCAAGGCGGCGACCGGAATGGCGCCTTATGCCTATGTGCTCGAACGGCGCATCACCCGTGCGGAAACCCTGCTGCGAGCCACGTCATCGCCGATCGGTAATCTTGCGCTCGCTCTCGGCTTTGCCAGCCAGAGCCATTTCACCTCGACATTCCGGCGTTTGCGGGGAACTACGCCGAGAGCCTATCGCTCGGAATTTCTTCCGGAATCCTGA
- a CDS encoding extracellular catalytic domain type 1 short-chain-length polyhydroxyalkanoate depolymerase — MKVRFAKSFSRLLKTQRKFQSLFEKAWKNSQAKTRSTSTVSKGGVSPVLREVVGFGSNPGRLGMKLFLPKRLPAKPPLVVILHGCRQTPESFDAASGFSRLAAQRGFVLLYPQQKNANNAHGCFNWFRPSAVARDRGELMSVRQMIEHAIDRHRIDRSRIYIAGLSAGGAMTSALIATYSGLFAGAAIVGGMPFGTARDAVSALRAMKSGTAPPPGGWGSPVKAVSPAQSVWPNVSIWQGTADRVVKSVNAEACVAQWLEVAGIPEEMRRTVVQPWGTLVRWEQHGRFRVLLYLLQGFGHGLPVRDLGKEGRGRKLDPFVLDAGISAPAELMRLWNLKRFVP; from the coding sequence GTGAAGGTGCGATTTGCGAAGTCTTTCTCGCGATTATTGAAGACGCAGAGGAAGTTTCAGAGCCTCTTCGAAAAGGCTTGGAAAAATTCGCAGGCGAAAACGAGATCAACGTCGACAGTATCGAAAGGCGGCGTAAGTCCGGTCCTTCGCGAGGTAGTCGGCTTCGGCAGTAATCCTGGACGGCTCGGGATGAAACTTTTTCTTCCGAAGCGATTGCCAGCAAAGCCGCCGCTCGTCGTGATCCTTCATGGGTGCCGGCAGACGCCTGAGAGCTTCGACGCTGCAAGCGGGTTTTCCAGGCTCGCTGCCCAGCGCGGATTTGTTCTCCTTTATCCGCAACAGAAGAATGCCAACAATGCCCACGGCTGCTTCAACTGGTTTCGGCCAAGCGCGGTAGCGCGCGACCGCGGCGAGTTGATGTCTGTCCGGCAGATGATCGAACATGCCATTGACCGCCACCGGATCGATCGGTCCCGGATCTACATTGCGGGGTTATCTGCGGGCGGAGCAATGACATCGGCCCTTATCGCAACATATTCCGGCCTGTTTGCCGGTGCCGCGATCGTCGGCGGAATGCCCTTTGGGACCGCAAGGGACGCAGTATCCGCTTTGCGGGCGATGAAATCCGGCACTGCGCCTCCACCGGGCGGATGGGGCAGCCCAGTCAAAGCGGTTTCGCCGGCGCAGAGCGTATGGCCAAACGTCTCCATATGGCAAGGAACAGCAGACCGCGTGGTGAAGTCCGTAAACGCGGAGGCATGCGTTGCTCAATGGCTCGAGGTTGCCGGCATCCCGGAAGAAATGCGCCGCACAGTGGTCCAGCCCTGGGGTACGCTTGTCCGGTGGGAGCAACACGGACGTTTTCGGGTATTGCTCTACTTGCTGCAGGGGTTCGGCCATGGGCTTCCAGTGCGAGATCTGGGGAAGGAAGGCCGGGGACGAAAGCTCGATCCCTTTGTCCTTGACGCGGGTATTTCCGCTCCAGCCGAACTCATGCGTCTCTGGAATTTGAAACGGTTCGTTCCTTGA
- a CDS encoding CYTH and CHAD domain-containing protein has product MAAEIELKLELSPEAVKELLASEFLGEPEDVLSQQSTYFDTADHQLFKAGYTLRIRRTGEALFQTVKATGSSASLFARSEWETPLTTDTPLLDHSNPLQTEFGADLDVAPQFDVQVDRRVWNPSENGSQIEVVVDQGTVISGERHTPICEVELELKDGDRQNLFVLARRIKAVAPVRVGVQSKAGRGYQLIGPQQFVFKAEPIDLDRNMNAVRSFQTIAQSCFRQFRLNEDVLLCRRNAEALHQSRVALRRLRSAFSLYKPVLTDTEAERLKDELRWLAGTLGDARNLDVLLVKAKDDDMHHRLKSARNAAYDDVVDALQSSRARSLMLDFNEWLQCGEYLDRPETADDRNGTAVDFACQALDRMRKKLKKHGRALAQVDDEQRHEARKDAKKLRYAAEFFGSLFPDKRGVRRHKRFISAMSDLQDHLGALNDLATGPSVLKKHGLEDHPAASSVISQADKKDLIDAAQAALDDVVDAKRFWR; this is encoded by the coding sequence TTGGCTGCCGAAATCGAATTGAAACTCGAGCTGTCACCTGAAGCGGTCAAAGAGCTGCTCGCTTCCGAATTTCTCGGAGAGCCAGAAGACGTCCTCAGCCAGCAGTCGACATACTTCGACACGGCCGACCATCAGCTTTTCAAGGCAGGTTACACCCTGCGTATCCGCCGCACAGGCGAAGCCTTGTTTCAGACGGTAAAGGCGACAGGATCAAGCGCCTCCCTCTTCGCACGGTCGGAGTGGGAGACCCCTTTAACCACCGACACGCCCTTGCTCGATCATTCCAATCCGCTGCAGACCGAGTTTGGAGCTGACCTCGACGTCGCTCCCCAGTTCGATGTCCAGGTTGACAGACGGGTCTGGAACCCGAGCGAAAACGGATCACAGATCGAGGTAGTCGTGGACCAGGGAACTGTGATCTCGGGAGAGCGGCATACACCGATCTGCGAGGTCGAGCTTGAGCTGAAGGACGGTGACCGCCAAAATCTGTTCGTCCTTGCCAGGCGGATCAAAGCCGTTGCGCCCGTTCGTGTCGGGGTTCAATCCAAGGCGGGCCGTGGTTATCAGCTCATCGGGCCGCAGCAGTTCGTGTTCAAGGCAGAACCGATCGATCTGGACCGGAACATGAACGCGGTCAGATCCTTTCAAACCATCGCGCAATCCTGCTTCCGGCAATTCAGGTTGAATGAGGATGTCCTCCTTTGCCGAAGGAATGCTGAGGCTCTCCATCAGTCACGCGTGGCCCTGAGACGCCTCCGCTCTGCCTTTTCACTCTACAAGCCGGTGCTTACCGATACAGAAGCAGAGCGCCTGAAGGACGAGCTCCGGTGGCTGGCGGGAACACTAGGTGACGCCCGAAACCTGGACGTTCTCCTCGTCAAGGCCAAGGATGACGACATGCATCACCGGCTGAAGAGTGCACGCAATGCCGCCTATGACGACGTCGTCGACGCCCTTCAGTCCTCGCGCGCCCGTTCCCTGATGCTCGACTTCAACGAATGGCTTCAGTGCGGTGAGTATCTCGACCGACCGGAGACCGCCGATGATCGCAATGGGACGGCCGTCGACTTCGCCTGTCAGGCGCTCGACCGGATGCGCAAGAAGCTCAAGAAGCATGGCCGTGCCCTTGCACAGGTCGATGATGAACAACGTCACGAGGCCCGTAAGGATGCTAAGAAACTGAGGTATGCGGCGGAGTTCTTCGGCTCGCTGTTTCCCGACAAGCGCGGCGTGCGCCGCCACAAGCGGTTCATTTCGGCGATGAGCGACCTGCAGGATCACCTTGGCGCTCTGAACGACCTCGCAACCGGGCCAAGTGTCTTGAAGAAGCATGGTCTGGAAGATCATCCGGCTGCGAGCTCGGTCATCTCGCAGGCCGACAAGAAAGACTTGATCGATGCAGCACAGGCTGCGCTCGACGACGTCGTGGATGCAAAAAGGTTCTGGCGTTGA
- a CDS encoding DUF1269 domain-containing protein: MSELVVLGFDTADKADAILNRLVQLEKEYLVDLEDAVVAVRDSSGKVRLKQSLNLTAAGAASGGVSGALWGSLVGLLFLNPLAGMVLGGAFGAGSGALAGSITDYGIDDDLIKRLAEAIPANSSALFLLVRKAQPEKVLEAFKGERAKVLRSSLSPEQEERLRQALAAEPLVPSAPPSSSV, translated from the coding sequence ATGTCAGAACTCGTGGTGCTCGGTTTCGATACCGCCGACAAGGCGGACGCCATTCTCAACCGGCTTGTCCAACTCGAGAAGGAATACCTTGTCGATCTGGAAGACGCCGTGGTCGCAGTCCGCGACAGCTCGGGCAAGGTCCGCCTGAAGCAAAGCCTCAATCTTACCGCGGCCGGCGCGGCCAGCGGCGGTGTTTCTGGTGCTCTGTGGGGATCGCTGGTCGGTCTCCTGTTCCTCAACCCGCTGGCGGGCATGGTCCTCGGTGGCGCCTTCGGCGCCGGATCGGGTGCGCTTGCCGGTTCAATAACCGACTATGGGATCGACGACGATCTCATCAAACGGCTGGCCGAAGCGATTCCGGCCAATAGCTCGGCGCTGTTCCTTCTCGTCCGGAAGGCGCAGCCCGAGAAGGTGCTGGAAGCATTCAAGGGTGAGCGTGCCAAGGTCCTGCGCTCGTCGTTGTCTCCAGAGCAGGAGGAGCGCCTACGTCAGGCCCTCGCCGCCGAACCGCTCGTCCCATCTGCTCCGCCTTCGTCCAGCGTGTGA
- a CDS encoding helix-turn-helix domain-containing protein, with protein sequence MQHPSGWKLTQPPNDHVKATWSGGHFETARRGRTPEVEGRIASDKHLIMVTLSGGADRHSFRTDDGFRYDGRDEKGMISFLPAGCGRDLALHNVAWEWGAIAIDPATVAPQFLDMQPFLINNDDFIYGMTAQMGGLLHRDGSLDATYCSTMVLALSQYLSNRLDRSSAGQASVKYCLTTRQLRDTYERIDTWLGRRIVIADLAVPLGISEGHFFRAFRGTTGQTPLEAISARRMNHAARLLSETNLDVTEIAVRCGIESPSHFARLFRAHKGQSPSHWRHGRKLL encoded by the coding sequence ATGCAACACCCTTCAGGCTGGAAATTGACACAGCCGCCGAACGACCATGTTAAAGCAACATGGTCTGGGGGCCACTTCGAGACCGCGCGCCGCGGCCGGACCCCCGAGGTCGAAGGCCGGATCGCGTCTGATAAGCACCTCATCATGGTGACCCTGAGCGGCGGCGCGGATCGGCATTCCTTCCGTACCGATGACGGCTTTCGTTATGACGGTCGGGATGAAAAAGGCATGATCTCGTTTCTACCGGCCGGATGTGGTCGCGATCTCGCCCTCCACAATGTGGCATGGGAATGGGGTGCGATTGCAATTGATCCGGCGACTGTCGCTCCCCAATTTCTCGACATGCAGCCTTTTCTCATTAACAACGATGACTTCATCTATGGCATGACTGCACAGATGGGCGGCCTGCTTCACCGCGATGGCAGCCTGGATGCAACCTATTGTTCCACGATGGTTCTAGCCCTCTCCCAGTATCTTTCGAACAGGCTTGATCGAAGCAGTGCAGGACAGGCGTCGGTCAAGTATTGTCTGACGACCAGACAACTGCGCGATACTTATGAGAGAATTGACACCTGGCTGGGGCGAAGAATCGTAATCGCTGACCTTGCTGTTCCGCTTGGCATTTCAGAGGGGCACTTTTTCCGGGCCTTTCGCGGCACAACCGGCCAGACGCCGCTCGAAGCGATCTCAGCTCGTCGCATGAACCACGCGGCGCGGCTATTGAGCGAGACAAATTTGGATGTGACAGAGATCGCCGTGCGGTGCGGAATTGAGAGCCCAAGTCATTTCGCTCGCTTGTTTCGGGCTCACAAAGGACAGTCGCCCTCACATTGGCGTCATGGGCGGAAGCTGCTTTGA
- a CDS encoding formylglycine-generating enzyme family protein: MAFPASPATYLTLALVTLPIASAASGDRVEIDGFAIERTEVSVSDFAAFADGRKLKTAAEKAGGGHEWGSGWERRHGWTFRTPFGKPSEDAAEPAVHVSWQEARDYCASVGGRLPSRSEWERAAYREYGSGKKAGFAIGRVYPYPTGETPDGANTIAGDPWPRHAPASVTRAGINGLYDMGGNVWEWIAERDGEDALTAGGSWWYGPDKMRKEAMQWKRADFYVAYIGFRCAYELKS, from the coding sequence ATGGCCTTTCCCGCAAGCCCCGCAACGTACTTGACGCTTGCGCTTGTCACACTGCCGATCGCCTCTGCGGCGTCAGGTGATCGGGTCGAGATCGACGGCTTCGCCATCGAGCGGACCGAGGTCTCCGTCTCGGACTTTGCCGCGTTCGCGGATGGCCGCAAGCTGAAGACCGCCGCTGAGAAAGCGGGCGGCGGTCACGAATGGGGCAGCGGATGGGAACGCCGGCACGGCTGGACCTTCCGGACGCCTTTCGGCAAGCCTTCTGAGGATGCGGCCGAGCCTGCCGTGCATGTCAGCTGGCAGGAGGCGCGGGACTACTGCGCCTCGGTCGGGGGCCGACTGCCGAGCCGGTCGGAATGGGAGCGTGCCGCATACCGCGAATATGGCAGCGGAAAGAAGGCTGGCTTTGCCATCGGCCGGGTATATCCCTATCCGACCGGCGAAACTCCGGACGGCGCCAACACGATCGCCGGCGATCCTTGGCCGCGTCATGCACCGGCGAGTGTCACCCGCGCTGGCATCAACGGCCTGTATGACATGGGTGGCAACGTATGGGAATGGATCGCGGAGCGTGACGGCGAAGACGCGCTGACGGCCGGGGGATCGTGGTGGTATGGTCCGGACAAGATGCGGAAGGAGGCTATGCAGTGGAAGCGGGCCGATTTCTATGTCGCCTATATCGGCTTCCGGTGTGCCTATGAACTGAAATCATGA
- a CDS encoding 2Fe-2S iron-sulfur cluster-binding protein, producing MTNDTRSGLTRRAVLETGVATGFFLVTGLPASGQSQPTPIEAAPTHVETVPLTLRINAQTFDVNVDPRTTLLDTFRNSLGLTGSKKGCDHGQCGACTVLVNGRRINSCLTLAIMHEGDEITTIEGLAEEGELHPMQAAFIARDGFQCGYCTPGQICSAVGMLQEAAAGWPSHVSGDVAAETVGLTDVEIRERMSGNICRCAAYDNIVAAIRDVSEEA from the coding sequence ATGACAAATGACACCAGGTCTGGCCTCACCAGGCGTGCCGTCCTCGAGACGGGAGTCGCGACGGGATTTTTTCTCGTGACGGGTTTGCCGGCAAGCGGCCAGTCGCAACCGACGCCGATTGAAGCGGCTCCCACTCACGTCGAAACAGTTCCCCTGACCCTGCGGATCAACGCCCAAACCTTCGATGTCAACGTCGATCCGAGAACGACCTTGCTGGACACCTTCCGCAACAGCCTCGGGCTGACCGGCTCCAAAAAGGGCTGCGACCACGGCCAATGCGGCGCCTGCACGGTGCTGGTCAACGGGCGAAGGATCAATTCCTGTCTGACGCTCGCCATCATGCATGAAGGCGACGAGATCACCACGATCGAAGGCTTGGCGGAGGAGGGCGAGCTGCATCCAATGCAGGCGGCCTTCATCGCAAGAGACGGCTTCCAATGCGGCTATTGTACGCCCGGCCAGATCTGTTCGGCAGTCGGCATGTTGCAGGAAGCGGCCGCAGGCTGGCCGAGCCATGTCAGCGGGGATGTCGCGGCCGAAACGGTCGGCCTGACGGACGTCGAGATCCGTGAGCGCATGAGCGGCAATATCTGTCGTTGCGCCGCCTATGACAACATCGTCGCCGCGATCCGCGACGTCAGCGAGGAGGCTTGA
- a CDS encoding aldo/keto reductase produces the protein MASELPTSRRRFLAGMATTAAASLLGSTAFAPGAFAQQGGQAPIMRPIPKTAEMIPAIGLGTFETFDIRPGETRDNVREVIRLFHARGGRVIDTSPLYGMAEVCVGDFVTDLGISEDIFITNKTWTTGDYLSDNSHSERQLRQSRERLWRDQIDVLQVHSLENHDQVRHWLAQKKAEGSVRYIGITQWSPEYYDTMERLVNTGTLDFVDNMGALYGELPDPAMRKRMADHYTGLAGVADALKQPPYPGKNYGGVVTWPFPQAPQRT, from the coding sequence ATGGCATCAGAGCTCCCTACCAGCCGCCGCCGGTTCCTGGCCGGAATGGCAACCACCGCCGCAGCGTCACTGCTCGGATCCACGGCTTTTGCACCTGGGGCTTTCGCCCAACAAGGTGGACAGGCGCCCATCATGCGGCCGATACCAAAGACCGCAGAGATGATTCCGGCGATTGGTCTCGGCACATTTGAGACCTTCGACATTCGTCCCGGCGAAACGCGCGACAACGTGCGCGAGGTCATCAGACTCTTCCATGCGCGAGGCGGACGGGTGATCGATACGTCACCACTCTATGGAATGGCCGAGGTTTGCGTCGGCGACTTCGTGACCGACCTCGGCATTTCCGAGGATATATTCATAACGAACAAAACCTGGACGACTGGCGACTATCTGTCCGACAACAGCCATTCGGAGCGCCAGCTTAGACAATCGCGGGAAAGATTGTGGCGCGATCAAATCGACGTGCTGCAAGTTCACAGCCTCGAAAATCACGACCAGGTTCGCCACTGGCTGGCCCAGAAGAAGGCGGAGGGCTCCGTTCGCTATATCGGCATCACCCAGTGGAGCCCCGAATATTACGACACGATGGAGCGTCTCGTGAACACGGGGACCCTGGATTTCGTCGACAATATGGGCGCGCTTTACGGTGAACTACCCGACCCAGCAATGCGCAAGCGCATGGCTGATCACTATACCGGGCTGGCAGGTGTGGCGGATGCGCTAAAACAGCCGCCCTATCCCGGCAAAAATTATGGTGGTGTCGTCACATGGCCTTTCCCGCAAGCCCCGCAACGTACTTGA
- a CDS encoding GNAT family N-acetyltransferase, which translates to MALVAVTEESGRPVVVGGGRYVVVEPGQAEVAFTVSDHCQGLGVGGALMRHVTAIAREAGIKELIAEVLPENIPMLAVFNRSGLRLSTKRERGVVHVTLHLF; encoded by the coding sequence GTGGCTTTGGTAGCAGTAACGGAAGAAAGCGGACGACCGGTAGTCGTCGGAGGTGGACGCTATGTCGTGGTAGAGCCTGGGCAGGCCGAGGTCGCCTTCACCGTCTCCGACCACTGCCAGGGACTGGGCGTCGGCGGGGCACTGATGCGCCACGTCACCGCGATTGCTCGTGAAGCCGGAATCAAGGAACTGATCGCAGAAGTCCTGCCAGAAAACATCCCGATGCTGGCGGTGTTCAACCGAAGCGGATTGCGCTTGAGTACAAAGCGAGAGCGCGGGGTCGTGCATGTCACGCTTCATCTGTTCTGA